A stretch of the Mycobacterium shigaense genome encodes the following:
- a CDS encoding non-ribosomal peptide synthetase yields the protein MKLDDRAPVELWGSPIDHGDDLAFPLTRGQLDIWLAQETGLSSTEWQLGLFVRIDGVVQRGSLEWAIRRVVQEAEPARAAFFEVDGRVFQRAVDYPDVELAFYDLTGSDNAVQEARDIALSIQRTPMPLTGPLFRFALFKTRSAEFYLLACAHHIAIDGTGVVLVGQRIASVYSAIVSGAPLPTGLFGSLQDLVDSELAYESSDDYRQDEVYWTQNLPAESTGDFALEAAERDPWPSAPVQVDPALVGRVEELARGWDVPRTAVITAACALLVRGFSGEGAEVVFDFPVNRRVSPEAKTLPGMVAGVVPLVISVSPQKTVAELCEHVNVRIREAVAHQRFPVHALERKARGSGRLAERTNLNFIPAGFSLPFGGAMATASYTNSGQVGGFGLIFSADGDELFLSTAGAGGPLSNFEVVDLARRLEQVLAEMVADPSRRLSSIDVLDAGEQAGLDEFGNRAVLAEVATPRSIPALWAEQVERVGQSVALRCGERSLTYRELDEVSNRLAHLLAGRGVGPGECVALLSPRSAEAIVGILAVLKTGAAYLPIDPNLPAARLQFMVADATPLAALTVGDLAERFEGCELAVVDINDPAVADQPSTPLPVPAPDDIAHIIYTSGTTGVPKGVAVTHHNVTRLFESFHPGLDPTGVWTQGHSLAFDFSVWEIWGPLLHGGRLVVVPESVAGSPDDLQALLVSQQVSVLSQTPTAVATLSTEGLQSTALVVAAEACPAEVVDRWAPGRVMVNGYGPTETTVYAAMSAPLQSGSGAVPIGSPVPGAALFVLDAWLRPVPAGVVGELYVAGRGVSAGYIRRSGLTASRFVACPFGKAGERMYRTGDLVRWGADGQLRYLGRADEQVKIRGYRIELGEVQAALAGLDGVEQAAVIAREDRPGDKRLVGYITGTADPAEARAELAERLPAYMVPTAVVAVEAMPLTANGKLDRRALPAPEYRGGGYRAPSTVVEEILAGIYAQVLGLERVGVDDSFFDLGGDSILSMQVTARARAAGVLCRPRDIFVEQTVARLAQVATVATEVEGVVDEGVGPVAATPIMRWLRSVEGPVEQFNQTVVVDAPAGVTHADVVTVLQGLVDRHAMLRLRVGDDGAGGWSLTVPEPGSLDMHGCVHTVDVLSDEALVAARATLNPADGVVVSAVWAESTRQLALIIHHLAVDGVSWRVLLEDLNIAWAQHHSGQPVSLPTGGTSFARWSTLLSEHAREAAVVDSAGVWREIAATPAALPAPAAEDTYASAQNLTVSLDVETTRLLLGEVPAAFHAGVNDILLIAFGLAWAQFLDTATPIGIDVEGHGRHEELSADVDLSRTVGWFTTKFPVALSVGGLDWAAVLAGDARLGALVKAVKEQLRALPDPLSYGLLRYVNSDVELAGADPVIGFNYLGRMGGAAELSEQFWRVGPDGLFSGAATVVAMPLAHTVELNAVTLDTDAGPHLQANWTWAASVLDDAQISQLSRLWFEALAGICTHVHSGGGGLTPSDLTPARLSQPEIDDLERQHKIADVLPLTPLQQGLFFHASATDDVDDMGELYAVQLEIGLAGALDAQRLREAVQSVVRRHPHLVARFYDQFDEPVQVIPADPAMAWEYIELDGVDGDAQAEQVDQTCAAERAAICDLANEPAFRAALLRTGADQHRLVLTFHHIVVDGWSMPILLQEIFAGYYGHTLGAPVPYRRFVTWLAERDRAAAEAVWGEVLAGFDTPTLVGPPEKLTHGQRSVASFTVSAEMTEALGELARAQRTTVNTVLQAAWAQLLCGLTGRQDVAFGAAVSGRPTDMVGAESIVGLLINTVPVRANLTSATTTAELLDQLQTAHNDTVEHQHLALRDIHRITGLDQLFDTLFVYENYPVDASALGDINGLSITDFTNREYNHYPLTMAALPGQELGLRVEFDTEVFDDAAIEALMERLRRVLAAMTADPERHLSSIDLLDDREHARLDGWGNREVVGQSEADAPSIPSVFAVQVARMPDAAALTFQGRSMTYRELDEASNRLAHVLSVRGAGPGERVALLLPRSAQAIVAIMAVLKTGAAYLPMDPAHPVSRTRFMLGDAAPVAAVTTAELRERFDGYDVAIVDVNDPGLAGQASTALMGLSADDVAYIIYTSGTTGTPKGVAVTHRNVVRLLEALDAELELGQVWSQCHSLAFDFSVWEIFGALLGGGRVVVVPDAVVRSPEDLHALLAAEHVGVLSQTPSAFYALQTADALSPELGHQLKLQTVVFGGEALEPQRLSAWMHNHPGPPRLINMYGITETTVHASFREIVDADVETAVSPIGVPLDHLGFFVLDGWLRPVAAGVVGELYVAGAGLASGYIGRPDLSSTRFVACPFGGAGERMYRTGDLVRWGADGQLRYVGRADEQVKIRGYRIELGEIRSALADLEGVEQAVVIAREDRPGDKRLVGYVTGEADPVELRAQLGERLPAYMVPAAVVAVEVLPLTVNGKLDVRALPAPEYQESGGGYRAPVTAVEEILAGIYAQVLGLERVGVDDSFFDLGGDSILSMQVAARARAAGVLCRPRDIFVEQTVARLATVVTVASAEDLLADEGIGPVVSTPIMHWLKSVDGPVEQFNQTVVLDAPAGVTRDDVVVVLQALLDRHAMLRLRVDEQWSLTVPEVGTVDAAMCVESVQELSDAELIAGRCRLDPAAGVMLSALWAESTRQLALIVHHLAVDGVSWRVLLEDLNIAWAQHHSGQAIELPTGGTSFARWSLLLDEHARRPAVVDQAEAWRQVAATNAVLPAVQPEDTYDTAQTLSVSLDVETTRSLLGEVPAAFHAGVNDILLIAFGLALRELRGVAGPIGIDVEGHGRHEELSSEVDLSRTVGWFTTKYPVALNVGGLDWSQIASGAAALGTLVKDAKEQLRALPDPLTYGLLRYLNPDVELGESDPSIGFNYLGRMGGAAELSDDLWRLGPDGLTRGAATVVPLPLAHSLELNAVTLDDESGPQLQANWTWAASALDAVEIDRLHELWFEALAGICAYVRGGGGGLTPSDLAPARLSQQQIDEIEREYDLADVLPLTPLQQGLFFHTSITHGSGDDLGDLYAVQLCVTLTGPLDAQRLHDAVQSVVRRHPHLVARFSDHYDEPVQIIPAEPAAPWRYLELEGDALEAQVERVCAAERAAICDLAHQPAFRAALLRTGEDRHRFVLTNHHIVMDGWSKPILLQEIFAGYYGQQLGTPTSYRRYVSWLSERDKPAAEAAWAEVFAGFDHPALVAEAGRERLGRRDVASFTVPAETTAALGELARSQHTTVNTVLQAAWAQLLVWLTGRHDVAFGTAVSGRPTEVAGADSMVGLLINTVPVRASINASTTIADLIEQLQGAYNDTLEHQHLALRDIHRVTGHDQLFDTLFVYENYPIDAAALLGIDELTFSDVTSQEYNHYPLTVQAVPGHEIGLRVEYDTELFTTTRIEKLIQRLQRVLVAMTGHSG from the coding sequence ATGAAGCTTGATGATCGAGCGCCTGTGGAGCTCTGGGGGAGCCCAATCGATCACGGCGATGATCTCGCGTTTCCATTAACGCGGGGGCAGTTGGATATTTGGCTTGCGCAAGAGACGGGGTTGTCGTCAACGGAGTGGCAGCTTGGTCTTTTCGTGCGGATTGATGGCGTGGTGCAGCGGGGTTCGCTTGAGTGGGCTATTCGCCGGGTGGTGCAGGAGGCTGAGCCTGCTCGTGCTGCCTTTTTTGAGGTTGATGGTCGTGTTTTCCAACGTGCGGTGGACTACCCGGATGTAGAACTGGCGTTTTACGACCTGACCGGTTCGGATAACGCGGTTCAAGAGGCCCGGGATATCGCGTTGTCGATTCAGCGTACTCCGATGCCGTTGACGGGTCCGTTATTTAGATTCGCCTTGTTCAAGACGCGGTCGGCTGAGTTTTATCTGCTGGCGTGCGCGCATCACATTGCCATTGACGGAACTGGTGTGGTGTTGGTGGGGCAGCGTATTGCGTCGGTGTATTCGGCGATTGTTTCTGGTGCGCCGTTGCCGACGGGTTTGTTCGGGTCGCTGCAAGACCTGGTCGATAGCGAATTGGCCTATGAATCCTCTGATGACTATCGCCAGGACGAGGTGTACTGGACGCAGAATCTGCCGGCCGAGAGCACGGGTGATTTCGCGTTGGAGGCCGCCGAGCGTGATCCGTGGCCGTCGGCGCCGGTGCAGGTGGATCCTGCGCTGGTGGGCCGGGTCGAGGAGTTGGCTCGTGGCTGGGATGTGCCGCGGACGGCGGTGATCACTGCGGCGTGCGCGCTGTTGGTGCGTGGCTTCAGCGGTGAGGGTGCTGAGGTGGTGTTCGATTTCCCGGTTAACCGCCGGGTCAGCCCGGAGGCTAAGACGCTGCCTGGCATGGTGGCCGGGGTGGTGCCGCTGGTGATCAGTGTGTCGCCGCAGAAGACTGTCGCTGAGTTGTGCGAGCACGTGAACGTGCGGATTCGGGAAGCGGTGGCGCATCAGCGGTTCCCGGTGCATGCGTTGGAGCGTAAGGCGCGGGGGTCGGGTCGGCTGGCTGAGCGTACGAACCTGAACTTTATTCCTGCGGGTTTTAGCCTGCCTTTTGGCGGTGCGATGGCCACGGCGTCTTACACGAACTCTGGTCAGGTGGGTGGTTTCGGGCTGATCTTTTCTGCCGACGGCGACGAGTTGTTCTTGAGTACGGCTGGTGCTGGTGGGCCGTTGTCGAATTTTGAGGTCGTTGACTTGGCGCGGCGTCTTGAGCAGGTGCTGGCAGAGATGGTGGCGGACCCGTCGCGGCGGCTGTCGTCGATCGACGTGCTCGATGCCGGCGAGCAAGCCGGCCTGGACGAGTTCGGAAACCGGGCGGTGCTTGCCGAAGTGGCCACGCCGAGGTCGATCCCGGCGTTGTGGGCTGAGCAGGTCGAGCGGGTCGGGCAGTCGGTGGCGTTGAGGTGTGGTGAGCGGTCGCTGACTTATCGTGAGCTGGACGAGGTCTCGAACCGGTTGGCGCATCTGCTGGCCGGCCGGGGCGTGGGGCCGGGCGAATGCGTGGCGTTGCTGTCGCCGCGCTCGGCCGAGGCGATCGTCGGGATCCTGGCGGTGCTCAAGACCGGTGCGGCGTACCTGCCGATCGATCCGAACCTGCCTGCGGCGCGGTTGCAGTTCATGGTGGCCGACGCCACGCCCCTGGCGGCGCTGACGGTCGGCGACTTGGCCGAGCGCTTCGAGGGCTGTGAGTTGGCCGTCGTCGACATCAACGACCCGGCCGTCGCCGACCAGCCCAGCACGCCGCTGCCCGTCCCGGCGCCGGACGACATCGCCCACATCATCTACACCTCCGGCACCACCGGCGTCCCGAAGGGTGTCGCCGTCACCCACCACAACGTCACCCGGCTGTTCGAGTCGTTCCACCCGGGCCTGGACCCCACGGGCGTGTGGACGCAAGGCCATTCGCTGGCCTTCGACTTTTCGGTGTGGGAGATCTGGGGCCCGCTGCTGCACGGCGGCCGTCTGGTCGTGGTGCCCGAGTCGGTGGCGGGTTCGCCCGACGACTTGCAGGCTCTGCTGGTCTCCCAGCAGGTCAGCGTCCTGAGCCAGACACCCACTGCGGTCGCGACACTGTCCACCGAGGGCCTGCAGTCGACCGCCCTGGTCGTCGCCGCCGAGGCCTGCCCGGCCGAAGTGGTCGACCGTTGGGCCCCCGGCCGCGTGATGGTCAACGGCTACGGGCCGACCGAGACCACGGTGTACGCGGCCATGAGCGCACCCCTGCAGTCGGGATCCGGGGCGGTGCCGATCGGGTCGCCGGTGCCGGGTGCGGCGCTGTTCGTGCTGGACGCCTGGTTGCGCCCGGTGCCCGCCGGCGTGGTCGGCGAGCTCTACGTCGCCGGCCGCGGCGTGAGCGCCGGATACATCCGGCGCTCGGGGCTGACGGCATCGCGGTTCGTGGCCTGCCCCTTCGGCAAGGCGGGGGAGCGGATGTACCGCACCGGCGACCTGGTGCGCTGGGGTGCCGACGGTCAGCTGCGCTACCTGGGCCGCGCCGACGAGCAGGTCAAGATCCGCGGCTACCGCATCGAACTCGGCGAAGTACAGGCAGCGCTGGCCGGGCTGGACGGCGTCGAGCAGGCGGCGGTGATCGCCCGCGAGGATCGCCCCGGCGACAAGCGCCTCGTCGGCTACATCACCGGAACCGCGGACCCCGCGGAGGCGCGCGCCGAACTGGCCGAGCGGCTGCCGGCGTACATGGTGCCGACCGCGGTCGTGGCCGTCGAGGCCATGCCGCTGACGGCGAACGGCAAGCTCGACCGCCGCGCGCTGCCGGCGCCGGAATACCGCGGTGGCGGCTACCGGGCTCCGTCGACCGTGGTGGAGGAGATCCTGGCCGGCATCTACGCCCAGGTGTTGGGTCTTGAGCGCGTCGGCGTCGACGACTCCTTCTTCGACCTGGGCGGCGACAGCATTCTGTCGATGCAGGTGACCGCCCGGGCGCGGGCCGCCGGAGTGCTCTGCCGCCCCCGCGACATTTTCGTCGAGCAGACCGTCGCCCGGTTGGCGCAAGTCGCCACGGTCGCCACCGAGGTCGAGGGCGTGGTCGACGAGGGCGTGGGCCCCGTGGCGGCCACCCCGATCATGCGCTGGCTGCGCAGCGTCGAGGGCCCGGTGGAGCAGTTCAACCAGACCGTGGTGGTCGACGCGCCGGCCGGCGTGACGCACGCCGACGTGGTGACGGTGCTGCAGGGGCTGGTGGATCGGCACGCGATGTTGCGGCTGCGCGTCGGGGACGACGGTGCCGGCGGCTGGTCGCTGACGGTGCCCGAGCCCGGCTCGTTGGACATGCACGGCTGCGTGCACACGGTCGACGTGCTCTCGGATGAGGCGCTGGTGGCGGCCCGCGCGACGCTGAACCCGGCCGACGGCGTCGTGGTGAGCGCGGTGTGGGCGGAGTCGACGCGCCAGTTGGCGTTGATCATTCATCACCTGGCCGTCGACGGGGTGTCGTGGCGGGTGCTGCTGGAAGACCTCAACATCGCCTGGGCCCAGCACCACAGCGGTCAGCCGGTGTCGTTGCCGACGGGCGGGACGTCGTTCGCCCGCTGGTCCACGCTGCTGAGCGAGCACGCCCGCGAGGCCGCGGTCGTGGACTCCGCCGGGGTGTGGCGGGAGATCGCAGCCACGCCGGCCGCCTTGCCCGCCCCGGCAGCCGAGGACACCTACGCCTCGGCGCAGAACTTGACGGTGTCGTTGGATGTGGAGACGACGCGGCTGTTGCTGGGTGAGGTTCCGGCGGCGTTCCACGCCGGCGTCAACGACATCTTGTTGATCGCATTCGGCCTCGCCTGGGCGCAATTCCTGGACACCGCCACCCCGATCGGCATCGACGTCGAGGGCCACGGGCGCCACGAAGAGCTGTCGGCCGATGTGGATCTGTCGCGCACGGTGGGGTGGTTCACCACCAAGTTCCCGGTGGCGCTGAGCGTCGGCGGGCTGGATTGGGCCGCGGTCCTCGCCGGTGACGCCCGGCTGGGCGCGCTGGTCAAGGCCGTCAAGGAGCAGTTGCGGGCCCTGCCCGACCCGTTGAGTTACGGGCTGCTGCGGTACGTCAATTCCGACGTCGAGTTGGCCGGGGCGGACCCGGTGATCGGGTTCAATTACCTGGGCCGCATGGGCGGCGCCGCGGAGCTGTCCGAGCAGTTCTGGCGCGTGGGCCCCGACGGCCTGTTCAGCGGGGCGGCCACCGTGGTAGCGATGCCGCTGGCCCACACCGTCGAGCTCAACGCTGTCACCCTGGACACCGACGCCGGGCCGCACCTGCAGGCGAACTGGACCTGGGCGGCGTCGGTGTTGGACGACGCCCAGATCAGCCAGCTGAGCCGGTTGTGGTTCGAGGCGCTGGCCGGGATCTGCACGCACGTGCACAGCGGTGGCGGCGGGCTGACTCCATCGGACCTGACGCCGGCCCGGTTGAGCCAGCCCGAGATCGACGACCTCGAGCGCCAGCACAAGATCGCCGACGTGCTGCCCCTGACGCCGCTGCAGCAGGGCTTGTTCTTCCATGCCAGCGCGACCGACGACGTCGACGACATGGGCGAGCTGTACGCCGTGCAGCTGGAGATCGGTCTCGCCGGAGCCCTGGACGCGCAGCGCCTGCGTGAGGCGGTGCAGTCGGTGGTGCGCCGGCACCCGCACCTGGTGGCCCGGTTCTACGACCAGTTCGACGAGCCGGTTCAGGTCATTCCGGCCGATCCGGCCATGGCCTGGGAGTACATCGAACTGGACGGCGTCGACGGCGACGCTCAGGCCGAGCAGGTCGACCAGACCTGCGCGGCCGAGCGTGCCGCGATCTGCGACCTGGCCAACGAGCCGGCGTTCCGTGCGGCGCTGCTGCGCACCGGCGCGGACCAGCACCGGCTGGTGCTGACTTTCCACCACATCGTGGTCGACGGTTGGTCGATGCCGATCCTGCTGCAGGAAATCTTCGCCGGCTACTACGGGCACACACTGGGTGCGCCGGTGCCCTATCGCCGGTTCGTGACGTGGCTGGCCGAGCGTGACCGGGCGGCGGCCGAGGCGGTTTGGGGCGAAGTGCTGGCCGGGTTCGACACCCCCACCCTGGTGGGCCCGCCGGAGAAGCTGACGCACGGACAGCGCAGCGTCGCCTCGTTCACGGTGTCTGCCGAGATGACGGAGGCGCTGGGTGAGCTGGCCCGTGCGCAGCGCACGACGGTCAACACGGTGCTGCAGGCCGCGTGGGCTCAGCTGCTGTGCGGCCTGACCGGTCGCCAGGATGTGGCGTTCGGTGCCGCGGTGTCCGGTCGGCCGACCGACATGGTCGGTGCTGAGTCGATCGTCGGGCTGTTGATCAATACGGTCCCGGTGCGGGCCAACCTGACGTCGGCCACCACCACCGCGGAGCTGCTCGACCAGCTGCAGACCGCGCACAACGACACGGTCGAGCATCAGCACCTGGCGCTGCGGGATATCCACCGCATCACCGGGCTTGACCAGCTGTTCGATACCTTGTTCGTCTACGAGAACTACCCGGTCGACGCGTCGGCGCTGGGCGACATCAACGGCCTGTCGATCACCGACTTCACCAATCGTGAGTACAATCACTACCCGCTGACCATGGCCGCCTTGCCGGGTCAGGAGCTGGGCTTGCGCGTGGAGTTCGACACCGAGGTGTTCGACGACGCGGCGATCGAGGCCCTCATGGAGCGGTTGCGACGGGTGTTGGCGGCCATGACCGCGGACCCGGAGCGGCACCTGTCGTCGATCGATCTGCTCGACGACCGCGAGCACGCACGACTCGACGGGTGGGGCAACCGCGAGGTGGTCGGTCAATCCGAGGCCGACGCACCGTCGATCCCGTCGGTGTTCGCCGTTCAGGTGGCGCGGATGCCGGATGCGGCCGCGCTGACGTTCCAGGGTCGTTCGATGACCTATCGGGAGCTTGACGAGGCGTCGAATCGCTTGGCGCACGTGCTTTCTGTCCGGGGAGCGGGCCCCGGTGAGCGGGTGGCGTTGTTGTTGCCGCGGTCGGCTCAGGCGATTGTGGCGATCATGGCGGTGCTCAAGACGGGGGCGGCGTATCTGCCGATGGATCCCGCGCACCCGGTGTCGCGCACGCGTTTCATGCTTGGCGACGCGGCGCCGGTCGCGGCGGTGACCACCGCCGAGTTGCGCGAGCGTTTTGACGGTTACGACGTGGCAATCGTCGATGTCAACGATCCCGGCCTCGCCGGTCAGGCCAGCACTGCGTTGATGGGGCTGAGCGCCGACGATGTTGCGTACATCATTTACACCTCGGGTACGACGGGTACGCCGAAAGGTGTTGCGGTGACGCATCGTAACGTGGTCCGGTTGCTGGAGGCGCTGGACGCGGAGCTGGAGTTGGGTCAGGTGTGGTCGCAGTGCCATTCGCTGGCTTTCGACTTCTCGGTGTGGGAGATCTTCGGTGCGTTGTTGGGTGGGGGCCGGGTGGTGGTGGTGCCCGACGCGGTGGTGCGTTCGCCCGAAGATCTGCATGCGTTGCTGGCTGCCGAGCATGTGGGTGTGTTGAGTCAGACGCCGTCGGCGTTTTATGCGTTGCAGACCGCGGATGCGCTCTCGCCGGAGTTGGGTCATCAGCTGAAGTTGCAGACCGTGGTGTTTGGTGGGGAAGCCCTTGAGCCGCAGCGGCTTTCGGCGTGGATGCATAACCATCCCGGGCCGCCGCGGCTGATCAATATGTATGGCATCACCGAGACGACGGTGCACGCGTCGTTCCGCGAGATCGTCGACGCCGATGTAGAGACTGCCGTGAGCCCGATCGGGGTGCCGCTGGATCACCTTGGCTTTTTCGTGCTCGATGGCTGGTTGCGGCCGGTGGCCGCTGGTGTCGTGGGCGAGTTGTATGTGGCGGGTGCGGGTCTGGCTTCCGGTTATATCGGTCGGCCGGATTTGTCGTCGACGCGGTTTGTGGCGTGCCCCTTCGGTGGGGCAGGTGAGCGGATGTATCGCACCGGGGATCTGGTGCGTTGGGGTGCTGACGGGCAGCTGCGTTACGTCGGGCGCGCTGACGAGCAGGTCAAGATCCGCGGCTACCGCATCGAGCTGGGCGAAATCCGTTCGGCCCTGGCCGATTTGGAGGGTGTCGAGCAGGCGGTGGTGATCGCCCGCGAGGACCGTCCCGGCGACAAGCGGCTGGTGGGTTATGTGACCGGTGAGGCGGACCCTGTCGAGCTGCGCGCTCAGCTGGGCGAGCGGTTGCCGGCCTACATGGTGCCCGCTGCGGTGGTGGCCGTGGAGGTCTTGCCGTTGACGGTCAACGGCAAGCTGGATGTTCGGGCCTTGCCGGCTCCGGAATACCAGGAGAGCGGCGGCGGCTATCGGGCGCCGGTGACGGCGGTCGAAGAGATCCTGGCCGGCATCTATGCCCAGGTGTTGGGCTTGGAGCGGGTGGGCGTGGACGATTCGTTCTTCGATCTGGGTGGCGACAGTATTTTGTCGATGCAGGTGGCCGCTCGGGCGCGGGCGGCCGGCGTGTTGTGCCGTCCGCGTGACATTTTCGTTGAGCAGACGGTGGCCCGGTTGGCGACTGTGGTCACGGTCGCCAGCGCCGAGGATCTGCTGGCCGACGAGGGCATCGGGCCGGTGGTGAGCACGCCGATCATGCACTGGCTCAAGAGTGTTGATGGGCCGGTGGAGCAGTTCAACCAGACCGTGGTGCTGGACGCGCCGGCTGGTGTCACCCGCGACGACGTGGTGGTGGTGCTGCAGGCGCTGCTGGATCGCCACGCGATGCTGCGGCTGCGTGTCGATGAGCAGTGGTCGCTGACCGTGCCCGAGGTGGGCACGGTGGACGCCGCGATGTGCGTGGAGTCGGTGCAGGAGCTGTCCGATGCGGAACTGATCGCGGGTCGGTGCAGGTTGGATCCGGCCGCGGGGGTGATGCTGAGCGCGCTGTGGGCGGAGTCGACGCGGCAGTTGGCGTTGATTGTTCATCACCTGGCTGTTGACGGGGTGTCGTGGCGGGTGCTGCTCGAGGACCTCAACATCGCCTGGGCCCAGCACCACAGCGGGCAGGCCATCGAATTGCCCACCGGTGGAACGTCGTTCGCTCGTTGGTCGCTGCTGCTCGATGAACACGCCCGCCGTCCCGCCGTCGTCGATCAGGCCGAGGCCTGGCGGCAGGTGGCGGCCACCAACGCGGTGTTGCCGGCCGTGCAGCCCGAGGATACGTATGACACCGCGCAGACGTTGTCGGTGTCGTTGGATGTCGAGACCACGCGGTCGCTGCTGGGTGAGGTGCCCGCGGCGTTCCACGCCGGCGTCAACGACATCTTGCTGATCGCCTTCGGTTTGGCCCTTCGGGAGCTTCGCGGCGTTGCTGGGCCGATCGGGATCGATGTCGAGGGTCATGGGCGCCACGAGGAGTTGTCCTCGGAGGTCGACCTGTCGCGCACGGTGGGTTGGTTTACCACCAAGTACCCGGTGGCGTTGAACGTGGGCGGCCTGGATTGGTCCCAGATCGCTTCTGGTGCAGCGGCGTTGGGGACGTTGGTCAAGGACGCCAAGGAGCAGTTGCGCGCGCTGCCCGACCCGTTGACCTACGGGTTGCTGCGCTACCTGAACCCTGATGTCGAGCTCGGGGAGTCGGACCCGTCGATCGGGTTCAACTACCTGGGCCGCATGGGTGGCGCCGCGGAGCTGTCCGACGACCTGTGGCGGTTGGGCCCCGACGGTTTGACCCGGGGTGCGGCCACCGTGGTGCCCCTGCCGCTGGCCCACTCCCTGGAGCTCAACGCGGTCACCCTCGACGACGAGTCCGGGCCCCAGTTGCAGGCCAACTGGACCTGGGCCGCCTCGGCGCTCGATGCCGTAGAAATCGACCGGCTCCACGAACTGTGGTTCGAGGCGCTGGCCGGGATCTGCGCCTATGTGCGCGGCGGCGGTGGCGGCCTGACTCCGTCGGATCTGGCGCCGGCGCGGTTGAGCCAGCAGCAGATCGACGAGATCGAGCGCGAATACGACCTCGCCGACGTGCTGCCGTTGACCCCGCTGCAGCAGGGCCTGTTCTTCCACACCAGCATCACGCACGGCAGCGGTGACGACCTGGGTGATCTGTACGCCGTGCAGCTGTGCGTGACGTTGACCGGCCCGCTGGACGCGCAGCGCCTGCATGACGCGGTGCAGTCGGTCGTGCGCCGGCATCCGCACCTGGTGGCCCGGTTCAGTGACCACTACGACGAGCCCGTCCAGATCATCCCGGCCGAACCGGCGGCGCCGTGGCGCTACCTCGAGCTCGAGGGCGACGCCCTCGAGGCGCAGGTGGAGCGGGTGTGTGCGGCCGAGCGTGCGGCGATCTGCGATCTGGCCCATCAGCCCGCGTTCCGGGCGGCGCTGCTGCGTACCGGCGAGGACCGGCACCGGTTTGTGCTGACCAATCATCACATCGTGATGGACGGTTGGTCGAAACCGATTCTGCTGCAAGAGATTTTCGCAGGTTACTATGGCCAGCAGCTGGGAACGCCCACCTCCTACCGACGGTATGTGTCCTGGTTGTCCGAGCGCGACAAGCCCGCCGCCGAAGCGGCCTGGGCCGAGGTGTTCGCCGGCTTCGACCACCCGGCGCTGGTCGCGGAGGCCGGTCGGGAACGGTTGGGGCGCCGCGATGTTGCCTCGTTCACCGTGCCCGCCGAGACCACCGCGGCGCTGGGCGAGCTGGCCCGCTCGCAGCACACGACGGTCAACACCGTGCTGCAGGCCGCCTGGGCGCAGCTGCTGGTCTGGCTGACCGGTCGCCACGACGTCGCCTTCGGCACGGCCGTGTCCGGCAGGCCCACGGAAGTGGCCGGGGCGGACTCGATGGTCGGGTTGCTGATCAACACCGTGCCGGTGCGCGCGAGCATCAACGCCTCGACCACCATCGCCGACCTGATCGAGCAGCTGCAGGGCGCCTACAACGACACCCTCGAGCACCAGCACTTGGCGCTGCGCGACATTCACCGGGTCACGGGTCACGACCAGCTGTTCGACACCCTGTTCGTCTACGAGAACTACCCGATCGATGCCGCGGCGTTATTGGGCATCGACGAACTGACCTTCAGCGACGTCACCAGCCAGGAGTACAATCACTATCCGCTGACGGTGCAGGCGGTGCCCGGGCACGAGATCGGTCTTCGCGTCGAATACGACACCGAGCTGTTCACCACCACCCGCATCGAAAAACTCATCCAACGGCTCCAGCGCGTACTGGTGGCCATGACCGGACACTCGGGATAA
- a CDS encoding MbtH family protein yields MSVNPFDDENGSFFVLVNDEEQHSLWPVFADVPAGWRVVFGEADRAACLDYIEQNWTDIRPKSLRERLAGGRSFDN; encoded by the coding sequence GTGAGCGTCAATCCGTTCGACGACGAGAATGGCAGCTTTTTCGTCTTGGTCAACGACGAAGAGCAGCACAGTCTGTGGCCGGTGTTCGCCGATGTTCCGGCTGGGTGGCGGGTGGTTTTTGGGGAAGCCGACCGCGCTGCGTGCTTGGACTACATCGAACAGAACTGGACTGACATCCGCCCTAAGAGTCTGCGCGAAAGGCTGGCAGGGGGCAGGAGTTTTGATAACTGA